The Nitriliruptor alkaliphilus DSM 45188 genome includes a region encoding these proteins:
- a CDS encoding BTAD domain-containing putative transcriptional regulator: MESTWSPGAVAGSTTPAATEQVVVPFRVLGPLEVGDPAAPVDLRGTRVRRLLARLLLHPGGVVSVNHLIDAVWDGEPPASAEVTLRSHVATLRRAVLAAGIETPVVTRPHGYLLQVAPQQVDARRFEKGIAGGRAALERGDVTVAAHALRDALGLWRGPLLQDLGPPRFAEAEAARLEELRLTGLEARVDADLASGRHRELVGELEAAVGAHPFRERFYGQLMLALYRSDRQAEALEVYQDARRRLSDELGLEPGRSLAELETAILRQDPALLSGPGATAASPPAIRVGARPSASGSATLLDVMRRQPMVGRAAELERLTALWQAVRDGGSRVVLLAGEAGAGKTRLAAELAAHATAGRAIVLLGHCEQAAAIPYAPVTDALSGSAEVADAYTRVPAPVQHLLAALVQRPAESRGGDPPAPDDPHERQLALFTAVNELVASVAGRAPTLLVVDDAESLDAASARLLAHLARHLPARLLLVVCFRDPPGSRHAPLRAFLADVGRGGVADRLDLGPLPETELAELVAAWSGQPASPDLVHALWSSTGGNPFYAGAVVEELMTRGGLDAAEAAWRVPTGVRDMLRERLRDLSAAARDVVGCAAVLGREMAFDLLVRVADRLEHEVVAALEESIAAGWLAESGNAWEAGYAFRHALMREAVHADLPAPHRQRLHLRAATALEEAGLARPAEVAAAAVHLRSSGPFGDRERAASLSLEAAEAAAQVYAWDEAVTHAEAAVAILASINAAPALQADAVRRAAELLITSTLDLPRAVRHFEAALTHYRAAGDDAAVAAVRSRLGFVLSYHHSVMDIPRALEHFAAAEAMLTDGEAAFHLQFGIALATVIGLRTDQSRVASARAVEIAQNLKRRDLVALVGPTQAASRFGAGELAAGLAALDDAWEVARELGDPRLGWEVTSVGAMLNTVFLLDPEASRMWCERAFAQPRLERLALPLEVITDQFVHALAVEGDLGAARERAAELPDDAVSRRLLLLCDGDWETAEQSWSEARDRDLGRGDLVNASLNAYWAGQARWLLDRPEQALEALRQSLEICLAGPQLLGELMARAEMARYLAAHGDVDEADVHLVRCDEILGAGEDWRGRAGHVELARATVAGVRGRHGDADAAYTQALEVLTAYRLPWWRAETLLAWARTDETANRPGDAESKRTAALEIYAELGAHDRWCRRR; this comes from the coding sequence GTGGAGTCCACGTGGAGCCCCGGGGCCGTCGCCGGCTCGACGACTCCTGCCGCCACCGAGCAGGTGGTGGTCCCCTTCCGGGTTCTGGGCCCGCTCGAGGTCGGCGATCCGGCCGCCCCCGTAGACCTCCGCGGCACACGGGTTCGTCGCCTGCTGGCCAGGCTGCTGCTCCACCCCGGCGGCGTGGTCTCCGTCAACCACCTCATCGACGCGGTCTGGGACGGCGAACCGCCAGCCAGCGCCGAGGTGACGCTGCGCAGCCACGTCGCGACCCTTCGCCGGGCAGTGCTCGCTGCCGGGATCGAGACCCCGGTGGTGACCCGCCCGCACGGCTACCTCCTCCAGGTCGCCCCACAGCAGGTGGACGCCCGCCGCTTCGAGAAGGGCATCGCCGGCGGCAGGGCCGCACTCGAGCGCGGCGATGTCACGGTGGCAGCCCACGCCCTGCGAGACGCTCTGGGGCTGTGGCGTGGGCCGCTTCTCCAGGATCTCGGCCCTCCGCGCTTTGCCGAGGCGGAGGCCGCCCGGCTCGAGGAGTTGCGGCTGACCGGCCTCGAGGCTCGCGTCGACGCCGATCTGGCGTCGGGACGGCACCGCGAGCTCGTCGGCGAACTCGAGGCCGCGGTCGGTGCCCACCCGTTCCGCGAGCGGTTCTATGGCCAGCTCATGCTCGCCCTCTACCGGTCGGACCGGCAGGCCGAAGCGCTGGAGGTTTACCAGGACGCCCGCAGGCGCCTGAGTGACGAGCTGGGGCTGGAACCCGGACGAAGCCTGGCGGAGCTGGAGACCGCGATCCTGCGGCAGGATCCTGCCCTGCTGTCAGGTCCCGGGGCGACGGCCGCTTCCCCGCCCGCGATCCGGGTCGGCGCCCGACCGTCCGCCTCCGGCTCAGCCACGCTGCTCGACGTCATGCGTCGGCAGCCGATGGTGGGACGCGCCGCGGAGCTGGAGCGCCTGACGGCGCTGTGGCAGGCCGTTCGTGACGGAGGCAGTCGCGTCGTGTTGCTCGCGGGCGAAGCCGGAGCCGGCAAGACCCGGCTGGCCGCTGAGCTTGCGGCGCACGCGACCGCAGGTCGCGCGATCGTGCTCCTCGGCCATTGCGAGCAGGCCGCCGCTATCCCCTACGCGCCGGTCACCGATGCGCTCTCCGGCAGCGCTGAGGTTGCGGACGCGTACACACGGGTACCGGCGCCGGTCCAACACCTGCTGGCCGCGCTGGTGCAGCGGCCGGCGGAGTCGCGGGGCGGTGACCCGCCGGCACCCGATGATCCGCATGAGCGGCAGCTCGCCCTGTTCACCGCGGTGAACGAGCTGGTCGCGTCGGTGGCCGGCCGGGCACCGACGCTGCTGGTCGTGGACGACGCCGAGTCCCTCGACGCAGCCAGTGCGCGGCTGCTGGCGCACCTGGCCCGTCACCTCCCGGCCCGCCTGCTGCTGGTGGTCTGCTTCCGGGACCCGCCGGGCAGCCGCCACGCACCCCTGCGCGCGTTCCTCGCCGATGTTGGTCGCGGCGGTGTCGCGGACCGGCTCGATCTTGGACCGCTGCCCGAGACGGAGCTCGCCGAGCTGGTCGCCGCCTGGAGCGGGCAGCCTGCATCCCCCGATCTGGTCCATGCGCTGTGGTCGTCCACCGGCGGCAACCCCTTCTACGCCGGTGCGGTCGTTGAGGAGCTCATGACGCGGGGCGGGCTCGACGCAGCCGAGGCGGCGTGGCGCGTCCCGACCGGTGTGCGTGACATGCTGCGGGAGCGGCTCCGCGACCTGTCAGCCGCCGCGCGGGATGTCGTCGGCTGTGCGGCGGTTCTTGGCCGGGAGATGGCGTTCGACCTGCTCGTCAGGGTCGCGGATCGTCTCGAACACGAGGTCGTCGCGGCGCTGGAGGAGTCGATCGCCGCGGGCTGGCTGGCGGAGAGCGGCAACGCGTGGGAGGCCGGCTACGCCTTCCGGCACGCCCTGATGCGAGAGGCGGTACACGCCGACCTACCGGCGCCACACCGGCAGCGTCTGCACCTGCGGGCGGCAACCGCCCTCGAAGAGGCGGGGCTGGCGCGGCCGGCCGAAGTCGCGGCCGCGGCGGTGCACCTGCGATCGTCCGGCCCGTTCGGCGACCGCGAGCGCGCTGCGAGCCTCAGCCTCGAGGCTGCGGAGGCCGCCGCGCAGGTGTACGCCTGGGACGAGGCCGTCACTCACGCCGAAGCCGCTGTTGCCATCCTGGCCAGCATCAACGCGGCCCCGGCGCTGCAGGCAGACGCAGTCCGGCGCGCCGCTGAGCTGCTGATCACCTCGACGCTCGACCTGCCCCGTGCCGTCCGGCACTTCGAGGCTGCGCTGACGCACTACCGCGCCGCTGGTGACGACGCAGCCGTCGCCGCGGTTCGGAGCCGGCTGGGATTCGTCCTGTCGTATCACCACAGCGTGATGGACATCCCGCGGGCGCTGGAGCATTTCGCCGCAGCCGAGGCCATGCTCACCGACGGCGAGGCAGCCTTCCACCTGCAGTTCGGCATCGCACTCGCGACCGTGATCGGCCTTCGAACCGACCAGAGCCGTGTGGCCTCGGCACGGGCCGTCGAGATCGCCCAGAACCTGAAGCGGCGCGACCTGGTCGCCCTCGTGGGACCAACGCAGGCCGCCAGCCGGTTCGGCGCTGGCGAGCTCGCCGCGGGACTGGCAGCGCTCGACGATGCCTGGGAGGTGGCGCGCGAGCTCGGCGATCCCAGGCTGGGGTGGGAGGTGACCTCCGTGGGCGCCATGCTCAACACCGTCTTCCTCCTCGACCCCGAAGCCAGCCGTATGTGGTGTGAGCGGGCCTTCGCCCAGCCCCGGCTCGAACGCCTGGCACTCCCCCTCGAAGTGATCACCGATCAGTTCGTGCACGCCCTGGCCGTTGAGGGTGATCTGGGCGCAGCGCGGGAGCGGGCCGCCGAGCTGCCGGACGACGCGGTGAGCCGGAGGCTCCTGTTGCTGTGCGACGGGGACTGGGAGACCGCAGAGCAGTCGTGGTCTGAAGCACGTGACCGCGATCTCGGCCGCGGCGACCTGGTGAACGCGTCGCTGAACGCGTACTGGGCCGGTCAGGCGCGGTGGCTCCTGGACCGACCCGAGCAGGCGCTCGAGGCGTTGCGACAGTCGCTGGAGATCTGCCTCGCCGGCCCCCAGCTGCTCGGTGAGCTCATGGCTCGCGCCGAGATGGCCCGCTACCTCGCAGCCCACGGTGACGTCGACGAAGCGGACGTACACCTGGTCCGCTGCGACGAGATCCTCGGCGCCGGAGAAGACTGGCGCGGCCGTGCCGGCCACGTCGAACTTGCCCGCGCCACGGTCGCTGGCGTGCGGGGAAGACATGGCGATGCTGACGCTGCCTACACACAGGCGCTAGAGGTGCTCACCGCCTACCGGCTGCCCTGGTGGCGCGCCGAGACACTGCTCGCGTGGGCCCGCACGGACGAGACGGCCAACCGGCCCGGCGACGCCGAGTCGAAGCGCACGGCTGCCCTCGAGATCTACGCTGAGCTCGGCGCCCACGACCGATGGTGTCGCAGGCGCTGA
- a CDS encoding nitroreductase/quinone reductase family protein produces MGVKLPQGNTLVLAILRSPLHRLLSGSAIELRYTGRRSGRQYAIPVQYARDGKLLVVAPQRADAKTWWRNFHNRQPVTIRLARQVQDATAEVIERHDSRWERDRELYTSRWRRLVGRLDGPLVEIALLATDTNERRRGDATP; encoded by the coding sequence TTGGGCGTCAAACTCCCGCAGGGCAACACGCTGGTTCTGGCCATCCTCCGCTCGCCCCTCCACCGTTTGCTGAGCGGGTCGGCCATCGAGTTGCGCTACACCGGCCGGCGTTCCGGCCGGCAGTACGCCATCCCGGTGCAGTACGCACGCGACGGGAAGCTGCTCGTGGTCGCCCCACAGCGAGCGGATGCCAAGACGTGGTGGCGTAACTTCCACAACCGTCAGCCGGTGACGATCCGGCTCGCTCGGCAAGTACAGGATGCGACCGCGGAGGTCATCGAGCGCCACGACTCCCGGTGGGAGCGTGACCGGGAACTCTACACCTCCCGCTGGCGGCGCCTGGTGGGCCGGCTTGACGGACCGCTCGTCGAGATCGCCCTGCTCGCCACCGATACGAACGAACGACGACGCGGCGACGCCACACCCTGA
- a CDS encoding IS110 family transposase, which translates to MDVIIGIDPHKSSHTAVALDAAGEVLAELRVTAGKHQIHQLQTFAAAWPDRRWAVEGANGLGRLLAQQLIAAGEPVTDVPATLSARVRLLSGGSARKSDSHDARSTAIAALHGRQLRQVGPEDVTVVLRMLSDRRDQLSASRNRIVCRLHNHLRHLRPGGAPLHLTAERASRLLQGIRPEGVVAVQRKQLARELVADLRKIDRQLVDIDGRIVEAVTASKTTLTDIVGIGPILAATIIGHAGDIDRFPSRAHFASYAGTAPIEASSGDVSRHRLSRRGNRRLNAAIHMVVLSQLSHTSPGRAYVDRRLAEGKSRREAMRALKRQLCNVIYRQLLADSATTEEIAAA; encoded by the coding sequence ATGGACGTCATCATCGGGATCGATCCCCACAAGAGCTCGCACACCGCCGTCGCGCTCGACGCGGCCGGAGAGGTCCTAGCGGAGCTACGCGTCACGGCCGGCAAGCACCAGATCCATCAGCTGCAAACCTTCGCCGCGGCGTGGCCGGACCGTCGGTGGGCGGTCGAGGGCGCCAACGGACTCGGACGGCTGCTGGCCCAACAGCTGATCGCCGCTGGTGAGCCGGTCACCGACGTGCCCGCCACCCTCTCGGCTCGGGTGCGTCTGCTCTCGGGCGGGTCGGCCCGCAAGTCCGACAGCCACGATGCCCGCTCGACCGCGATCGCTGCCCTGCACGGACGCCAGCTGCGCCAGGTCGGGCCCGAGGACGTCACGGTGGTGCTGCGGATGCTCTCCGATCGGCGCGATCAGCTGTCGGCGTCCCGTAACCGGATCGTGTGCCGGTTGCACAACCATCTGCGGCATCTGCGTCCAGGCGGCGCTCCGCTACATCTCACAGCCGAGAGGGCCAGCCGACTGCTACAGGGCATCCGCCCTGAAGGCGTCGTCGCGGTACAGCGCAAGCAGCTCGCGAGGGAGCTCGTTGCCGACCTGCGCAAGATCGACCGGCAGCTGGTCGACATCGACGGTCGCATCGTCGAAGCCGTCACGGCCTCCAAGACCACCCTGACCGACATCGTAGGCATCGGACCGATCCTCGCGGCCACGATCATCGGCCATGCCGGCGACATCGACCGGTTCCCCAGCCGGGCCCACTTCGCGAGCTACGCCGGCACCGCACCGATCGAAGCCTCGTCCGGAGACGTCTCGCGTCACCGGCTCTCACGACGAGGCAACCGGCGGCTCAACGCCGCCATCCACATGGTCGTTCTCAGCCAGCTCTCGCACACCAGCCCCGGCCGTGCCTACGTCGACCGGCGTCTCGCGGAAGGCAAGTCCCGCCGCGAAGCGATGCGCGCCCTCAAGCGGCAGCTGTGCAACGTGATCTACCGGCAGCTACTCGCCGACTCCGCGACGACCGAAGAGATCGCCGCGGCATGA
- a CDS encoding choice-of-anchor M domain-containing protein, whose product MILAYGERMNNGISYEDLVYNPHADRVVRSTGDNHIYWVDPDELNVTTSVASSPLGSWDTRKLAVDPTRGWSYQNTRRFDDQLYLHVPQHDGSLVRLRLGSGHIGLPLAPHDRWMLAVDPGSGVLHMSVGTQMRQVEPIDDTDPGDPSSWAVRDITGAPSLIDYGFVAPGVAVGSLATPIDGSRFAVITIEGTTATVTPIHGIDGPAGTGTFEASYVAETADGHAWLVAGDTAQHVRIDGTTATLIDDPVTLLHPVYSSRSLAADPDTGSLWVADGYLNQVLVNEYRDGLHVGSLVRDQLGAPAVTALTIDGRGGAVVLANDHVFRVGRGTPATPPETAQPPIVIDNGHVDVTPSLLPDGSATLVLHHDGTLDDWWQASDVVFHVRSVPERTYDTTGTIYEDWLGAGEVTYVGPSNFDGLPWLGWSSTYMGRYVESGYPQVRLVEVDGPGDFLMGSLPNPQLASRDLDLVYVPPEHTHQIWMFAEPGVYRLHIAIHAVLNDGTEVEDVDVLTFVIGNDIDPTTVTPGAAAGEPESASQTIVATLDELAGALVISVDPDDRTVELAAPQLAGDGASWATSGELRPVAVTDTRSGAPGWTASGQVSDFAAAGGPSFAGSLLGWEPVVLDQPAGGGVEAGPPVAPGWPDGDGLATARTLASAGVGQGFGTAQLGAALELRLPTQTTPGTYEAVLTFTVM is encoded by the coding sequence GTGATCCTCGCCTACGGCGAGCGGATGAACAACGGGATCAGCTACGAGGACCTGGTCTACAACCCGCACGCTGACCGTGTCGTACGTAGCACGGGCGACAACCACATCTACTGGGTGGATCCCGACGAGCTGAACGTGACGACCAGCGTCGCCTCGTCGCCGCTGGGCAGCTGGGACACCCGCAAGCTGGCAGTGGATCCGACCCGAGGATGGTCGTACCAGAACACACGTCGCTTCGACGATCAGTTGTACCTGCACGTCCCGCAGCACGACGGCTCGCTCGTTCGGCTCCGGCTCGGGTCCGGCCACATCGGTCTGCCGCTGGCACCGCACGACAGGTGGATGCTGGCCGTCGACCCAGGCTCGGGTGTGCTTCACATGTCGGTTGGGACCCAGATGCGCCAGGTCGAGCCGATCGACGACACCGATCCCGGCGATCCCAGCTCCTGGGCTGTCCGCGACATCACCGGCGCTCCCAGCCTGATCGACTACGGCTTCGTCGCGCCCGGTGTGGCCGTTGGATCGCTGGCCACCCCGATCGACGGCAGCCGGTTCGCGGTCATCACCATCGAGGGCACCACCGCCACCGTCACCCCGATCCACGGGATCGACGGCCCGGCAGGAACCGGAACCTTCGAAGCCTCCTACGTCGCAGAGACCGCCGACGGTCACGCCTGGCTGGTCGCCGGTGATACGGCCCAGCATGTCCGCATCGATGGGACGACCGCGACCCTGATCGACGATCCGGTGACCTTGCTGCACCCGGTGTACTCGTCGCGTTCGCTAGCGGCTGACCCGGACACGGGCTCGCTGTGGGTGGCTGACGGGTACCTCAACCAGGTCCTGGTCAACGAGTACCGCGACGGGCTCCACGTCGGGTCACTCGTGCGCGACCAGCTCGGCGCGCCCGCGGTGACCGCGCTCACCATCGACGGGCGAGGCGGAGCGGTCGTGCTCGCCAACGACCACGTCTTCCGAGTCGGTCGCGGCACCCCTGCGACGCCTCCCGAGACGGCGCAGCCGCCGATCGTGATCGACAACGGCCACGTGGACGTGACCCCGTCGCTGCTCCCTGATGGCAGTGCGACGCTGGTGCTCCATCACGACGGGACGCTCGACGACTGGTGGCAGGCGAGCGACGTGGTCTTCCACGTTCGATCCGTGCCGGAGCGAACCTACGACACCACGGGGACGATCTACGAGGACTGGCTCGGCGCGGGGGAGGTCACCTACGTCGGCCCCTCCAACTTCGACGGCCTCCCCTGGCTGGGATGGAGCAGCACGTACATGGGCCGGTACGTCGAATCCGGCTACCCGCAGGTGCGGCTGGTCGAGGTCGACGGGCCGGGTGACTTCCTGATGGGTTCGCTACCCAACCCGCAGCTCGCCTCCCGTGACCTCGATCTCGTCTACGTGCCGCCCGAGCACACCCATCAGATCTGGATGTTCGCCGAGCCCGGCGTCTACCGGCTGCACATCGCCATCCACGCCGTACTCAACGACGGGACCGAGGTGGAGGACGTGGACGTGCTGACCTTCGTCATCGGCAACGACATCGACCCGACCACGGTCACGCCCGGCGCAGCAGCCGGTGAACCCGAGTCGGCCTCGCAGACGATCGTCGCCACGCTGGACGAACTGGCTGGTGCGCTCGTGATCTCGGTCGACCCCGACGACCGCACGGTCGAGCTGGCGGCACCGCAGTTGGCCGGTGACGGGGCGTCCTGGGCGACCTCTGGCGAGCTCCGCCCGGTGGCGGTGACCGACACCCGGTCTGGCGCGCCCGGATGGACCGCATCCGGCCAGGTGTCCGACTTCGCCGCCGCAGGTGGCCCCTCCTTCGCCGGCTCGCTCCTCGGGTGGGAACCGGTGGTGCTCGATCAGCCAGCCGGAGGCGGCGTTGAGGCGGGACCGCCGGTCGCACCCGGATGGCCCGACGGTGACGGGCTCGCAACGGCTCGCACTCTTGCTTCCGCGGGCGTCGGGCAGGGGTTCGGGACCGCTCAGCTCGGAGCGGCACTCGAGCTGCGCCTGCCGACGCAGACCACCCCCGGCACCTACGAAGCGGTCCTGACCTTCACCGTCATGTAG
- a CDS encoding WxL protein peptidoglycan domain-containing protein yields MRPGVQQRDRADRAWRVVGSLVAAVLAGSLLLWTSGPAAGQDDEVETPADPDDVTPLDSDAEQEGDGTDRLTWGVVPSGPDGPTGRARFDLDVAPGETLIDHLGVINYTFDEQTFDVYAQDAFTTDQGGFDILPAAETSTAAGTWVELDIEQVTVPPRSRVDLPFRVVVPRNATPGDHAAGIVASSTSAMVGEDGSRVAVDRRVGARVYLRVDGDLEPSLTIEQLEASYAHRLNPFGRSVVTFGYRVANTGNVRLAGDPTVATRWLFGWFSTSTAGEPLPELLPGESFTSTTELTGVAPLVWLYGDLEIVPVPAEGREALAVTPTVATVVVWALPWTLLALVLLVAGGLAYRRRRRRSSGAASAALSEGVRSRDADGDRLPGDRDRIVDPARAAAHRDEGRGS; encoded by the coding sequence GTGCGCCCAGGTGTGCAGCAGCGGGATCGTGCCGATCGTGCGTGGCGCGTCGTCGGCAGCCTCGTTGCTGCCGTGCTCGCCGGGAGCCTGCTGCTCTGGACATCGGGACCGGCCGCCGGCCAGGACGACGAGGTGGAGACGCCCGCCGACCCGGACGACGTGACCCCGCTGGACAGCGACGCCGAGCAGGAGGGCGACGGCACCGACAGGCTCACGTGGGGGGTGGTGCCCTCCGGTCCGGACGGGCCGACCGGGCGGGCGAGGTTCGACCTCGACGTGGCACCTGGCGAGACACTGATCGATCACCTCGGCGTCATCAACTACACGTTCGACGAGCAGACCTTCGACGTCTACGCACAAGATGCGTTCACGACCGATCAGGGTGGCTTCGACATCCTGCCGGCCGCGGAGACGTCGACCGCTGCCGGGACGTGGGTCGAGTTGGACATCGAGCAGGTGACGGTCCCGCCGCGCTCCCGAGTCGACCTTCCGTTCCGCGTCGTGGTTCCGCGGAACGCCACGCCGGGGGACCACGCCGCCGGCATCGTCGCGTCCTCGACGAGTGCCATGGTCGGTGAGGATGGCAGCCGTGTCGCGGTCGACCGCCGCGTCGGTGCACGGGTCTACCTCCGGGTCGACGGTGACCTCGAACCGTCCCTGACGATCGAGCAGCTCGAGGCTTCGTACGCGCATCGGCTGAACCCCTTCGGGCGCAGCGTCGTGACGTTCGGGTACCGCGTCGCCAACACCGGCAACGTCCGGCTTGCAGGAGACCCGACCGTCGCGACGCGCTGGCTCTTCGGGTGGTTCTCCACCTCGACGGCCGGCGAACCGCTGCCGGAGCTCCTGCCAGGCGAGTCGTTCACCAGCACGACCGAACTGACCGGTGTTGCACCGCTCGTGTGGCTGTACGGAGACCTCGAGATCGTCCCGGTTCCTGCGGAGGGCCGGGAGGCGCTCGCGGTGACCCCAACGGTCGCGACGGTCGTGGTCTGGGCCCTTCCGTGGACGCTGCTCGCGCTCGTGCTCCTGGTGGCTGGAGGGCTCGCCTACCGACGCCGTCGCCGACGGTCGTCCGGTGCTGCCAGCGCCGCTCTGTCCGAGGGCGTCCGTTCTCGAGATGCCGACGGGGACCGGCTACCTGGCGACCGCGACCGGATCGTCGACCCCGCCCGGGCGGCCGCCCATCGGGACGAGGGACGCGGGTCGTGA
- a CDS encoding sortase, whose translation MSAGTASRGRTLDLVAVVRGIGWMFVVISAVVLLYVVYLLWFTGLATAQAQAELADHWSPKPSDAVVAETNRDDVRADPDRAPAIGEPVAVLRFERGGDAIVSDDELYVVEGVADAQLRDGPGRYPSTGMPGLSGNVAIAGHRTTYGAPFWSLDSLRHGDTIHLIDEVGDEWIYGYVKQQIVAPSDTWVLGGDPLGTGVPTLTLTTCHPRHSAAQRLVVFAELLDHRPAST comes from the coding sequence GTGAGCGCCGGCACCGCGAGCCGTGGACGGACCCTCGACCTCGTTGCGGTCGTACGGGGCATCGGCTGGATGTTCGTGGTGATCAGCGCCGTCGTCCTCCTCTACGTGGTGTACCTGCTCTGGTTCACTGGTCTCGCGACCGCGCAGGCCCAAGCGGAGCTGGCTGACCACTGGTCGCCGAAGCCGTCCGACGCCGTGGTCGCGGAGACGAACCGCGACGATGTTCGAGCTGACCCCGACCGTGCGCCGGCGATCGGTGAGCCGGTCGCGGTGCTGCGGTTCGAGCGGGGCGGCGACGCCATCGTGTCCGACGATGAGCTGTACGTCGTCGAAGGCGTCGCCGACGCCCAGCTGCGCGACGGCCCAGGCCGGTACCCGTCCACGGGAATGCCTGGTCTGTCCGGCAACGTCGCCATCGCCGGGCACCGGACCACGTACGGCGCTCCGTTCTGGTCGCTCGACTCGCTCCGCCACGGCGACACGATCCATCTGATCGACGAGGTCGGCGACGAGTGGATCTACGGCTACGTCAAGCAGCAGATCGTCGCGCCCTCCGACACCTGGGTGCTGGGCGGCGACCCGCTCGGGACCGGGGTGCCGACGCTGACCCTGACCACCTGCCACCCTCGCCACAGCGCGGCGCAGCGCTTGGTCGTGTTCGCCGAGTTGCTCGACCACCGGCCGGCCAGCACCTGA
- a CDS encoding alpha/beta fold hydrolase produces MTHTYVLISGAWHGGWAWRPVAEHLRAQGHLVLTPTLPGLADGDDPTAHNLVDVSDFLVNLIDQHDLDDVTLVGHSWGGYPMTAAVPKLLARLREVVYWSAFVPTEGASLLDEVPPHYVELFTALAEASGTDSVTLPLEVWQQAFMQDATDAVQRLVHTLLVPQPMNYFRQPVDPVDFQAIGLPVRYLVSQEDVALPPGEYAWTPRFPDRLGVAPEFVPGSHEACFTQPKALAEALTRRSAETP; encoded by the coding sequence ATGACCCACACGTACGTACTCATCAGCGGTGCCTGGCATGGCGGCTGGGCGTGGCGCCCCGTCGCGGAGCACCTCCGCGCGCAGGGTCACCTTGTGCTCACCCCGACCCTTCCCGGCCTGGCCGACGGGGACGATCCCACCGCGCACAACCTGGTCGACGTCAGCGACTTCCTCGTCAACCTCATCGACCAGCACGACCTCGACGACGTGACGCTGGTCGGGCACAGCTGGGGCGGCTACCCGATGACCGCAGCCGTCCCCAAGCTGCTGGCCAGGCTCCGCGAGGTCGTGTACTGGAGCGCCTTCGTGCCGACCGAGGGTGCCAGCCTGCTGGACGAGGTACCGCCGCATTACGTGGAACTGTTCACAGCGCTCGCAGAGGCATCCGGCACCGACAGCGTCACCCTGCCCCTGGAGGTATGGCAGCAGGCGTTCATGCAGGATGCAACAGATGCGGTCCAGCGACTCGTCCACACGCTGCTTGTGCCGCAACCGATGAACTACTTCCGCCAGCCCGTTGATCCTGTCGACTTCCAGGCGATCGGCCTACCCGTCCGCTACCTCGTTTCCCAGGAGGACGTCGCACTGCCGCCCGGGGAGTACGCGTGGACACCACGGTTCCCCGACCGGCTGGGAGTCGCCCCTGAGTTCGTACCCGGCAGCCACGAGGCCTGCTTCACCCAACCGAAAGCCCTGGCCGAGGCCTTGACCCGCCGATCCGCAGAGACGCCCTGA
- a CDS encoding PaaX family transcriptional regulator: MKGWTLRPRSLVIDLFANYVRYHGGATSAQALLQLMEPFDVTAQVARVTLSRMKQQGWLSTTRHGRASWYELTDMALRELDDGRERIFTRHSTDPWDGAWTMAIYHVPEEDRQIRQWLRTRLAWLGFGPLAPSTWLSPRNRRADVLAAMGDHDVDAQVDLLEVRTGDLAKDRDLARRCWDLGHLNDGYSQFIDHYTARFPAYEARELRGADALVEHIELVHAYRKFPFEDPDLPIELLPPDWNGLRAHELFLQVYQLLLTPATEYFRAVHEPHPSPIAT, encoded by the coding sequence GTGAAGGGATGGACATTGCGGCCCCGCAGTCTCGTCATCGACCTGTTCGCCAACTACGTGCGCTACCACGGCGGGGCAACCAGCGCGCAAGCGCTGCTGCAGCTCATGGAACCCTTCGATGTCACCGCCCAGGTTGCCCGGGTCACCCTGTCACGGATGAAACAGCAGGGATGGCTGTCCACGACCCGGCACGGCCGAGCAAGCTGGTACGAGCTGACGGACATGGCGTTGAGGGAGCTCGACGACGGTCGCGAGCGGATCTTCACCAGGCACAGCACCGACCCCTGGGACGGGGCGTGGACCATGGCCATCTACCACGTGCCCGAAGAGGACCGCCAGATCCGCCAGTGGCTCCGAACCCGGCTCGCCTGGCTCGGGTTCGGGCCACTCGCACCATCGACATGGCTGAGCCCCCGGAACCGGCGCGCCGACGTGCTCGCTGCCATGGGCGACCACGACGTCGACGCTCAGGTGGACCTGCTCGAGGTTCGCACCGGCGACCTCGCCAAGGACCGCGACCTGGCCCGGCGCTGCTGGGATCTCGGCCACCTCAACGACGGGTACTCCCAGTTCATCGACCACTACACAGCCCGCTTCCCGGCATACGAGGCACGCGAACTGCGAGGGGCTGACGCCCTCGTCGAACACATCGAACTGGTCCACGCCTACCGGAAGTTCCCTTTCGAGGATCCGGACCTCCCGATCGAACTGCTCCCGCCCGACTGGAACGGGCTCCGTGCCCACGAGCTCTTCCTGCAGGTCTACCAGCTTCTTCTCACTCCCGCGACGGAGTACTTCCGAGCGGTCCATGAACCCCACCCGTCCCCCATCGCCACCTGA